The following are encoded in a window of Rosa chinensis cultivar Old Blush chromosome 4, RchiOBHm-V2, whole genome shotgun sequence genomic DNA:
- the LOC112199737 gene encoding putative fasciclin-like arabinogalactan protein 20 — MSLALDLASHSITSQSPSLTVFAPADAAFANSGHPTLNLLRYHLLPIAFPLRSLKSLPFGAKIGTLLDGHSLTVTTLPADRLVSLNNVTVTAAPIFDDGSLIVFGTSGFFNRYFRISGPIGSYSPKNLGCLAPRNPNRAMAVETEAYYAFSEASKVLRSKGCSVMASFLEMQFHGFLKYQTMLTVLAPVDQVMVKRIGNLSEYSSILRRHVVPCRLSWSDLKSLEDGTLLRTNLQGFMINVSRYDTVFVLNGVPVIMPELYHNGWLVVHGISEVLELPVSLTQSPIQSQTEPVVDTVDPVASSPPSPTLHRSSGEVLCLQAFTILVPFLFFYVFRP, encoded by the coding sequence ATGTCCCTCGCCCTCGACCTCGCCTCTCACTCCATCACCTCCCAGTCGCCGTCGCTCACCGTCTTCGCTCCGGCCGACGCCGCCTTCGCCAACTCCGGCCACCCCACTCTCAACCTCCTCCGCTACCACCTCCTCCCCATCGCTTTCCCTCTCCGATCACTCAAGTCCCTCCCGTTCGGCGCCAAGATCGGCACTCTGCTCGACGGCCACTCTCTCACCGTCACCACTCTTCCGGCAGACCGCCTCGTCTCGCTCAACAACGTCACCGTCACGGCGGCCCCAATTTTCGACGACGGGTCGTTGATCGTTTTCGGAACCAGCGGATTCTTCAACCGGTATTTCCGGATCTCGGGTCCGATTGGGAGCTACAGCCCCAAGAATCTCGGCTGCTTGGCGCCGCGAAACCCTAACAGAGCGATGGCGGTGGAAACTGAGGCGTATTACGCGTTCAGTGAAGCAAGCAAGGTGCTGAGATCGAAAGGCTGCTCTGTCATGGCTTCGTTTCTTGAAATGCAATTCCATGGGTTTCTCAAGTACCAGACCATGTTGACCGTCTTGGCTCCTGTTGACCAAGTCATGGTGAAGCGGATCGGAAATCTGAGCGAGTACTCGTCGATCTTGCGCCGCCACGTGGTCCCCTGCCGGCTTTCTTGGAGCGATTTGAAGAGTCTTGAGGATGGGACTCTGTTGAGGACTAATTTGCAAGGGTTTATGATCAACGTGAGTCGATACGACACCGTTTTTGTGCTCAATGGGGTCCCGGTGATTATGCCGGAGCTGTATCACAACGGCTGGCTTGTGGTTCACGGAATCAGTGAGGTTCTTGAACTTCCAGTGAGCCTAACTCAGAGCCCAATTCAGAGTCAAACGGAGCCAGTGGTGGATACGGTCGATCCGGTGGCTTCTTCACCTCCCTCTCCGACACTTCATCGCAGTTCCGGTGAGGTTCTTTGTTTGCAGGCCTTCACAATCTTGGTACCTTTTCtgtttttctatgtttttaggcCCTGA